The sequence below is a genomic window from Pelmatolapia mariae isolate MD_Pm_ZW linkage group LG9, Pm_UMD_F_2, whole genome shotgun sequence.
GAACATAACCTACTCTGAACCAGGTTATATGGTCAGCATGGGTTACCATAGTGATCGAGCCCTTGAAAACAAAGCCACCTTCCAGCTTTGAACTTGACTTAGCTGACATAATGTATCTTGCTAATAATTAATATATAATTACATAATTAATCTTGCTTCATTTAGACCAGCAGTTGCAGCTGCCTTTTTGTACTTAATGGCTTAATGAGCAACTGAATAAGAAATTATTCATACATCTAAATAAACTGAAGAGTTACTCTGCTATAAGATTATAAACGCCACACTTTTTGTGGACAAACAATAACCTTTATTGTACAAAGAAAAAGTGTTTTACATGTTCGGCAAtttcatgaaagaaaataaaaggggctaaaagcaagaaaacaaaaactaatttttttttaaacttatacCAGATTGGATTACAAAAATTCAAAACTTGCACCAAAAGGGAGTCTTCACAGatcacaaagcaaaaaaaaaagaaaaagaaaaaaaaaaaatctgacacaGAAATATCTTAATGAATCTCCCAAATGGAGCTTTTAACATTAATATCAAcagcaattttaaaaaacaaaaacaaaaaaacaaaaacaaagaggagaACATAATAGGTTTCAGAGGCCCGCATCTTTAGCTGCAGTGACTGTGGCTGAGATGGGTTTGGGGCGACAGTTATGGGAGATGGGTGCTGGTGAGCCATTTCCGACACTTTATGCAGAGAGGTCACTGCTGTTGAAACGGTCTTGGTCATACACTTCGGCGACAACTTTGCGACCCCCGAACCAGCGGTCGTTGAGTGCCTGGATAGCTTTGTTCATCTCAGAGGCCATGGAAAACTCTACAAAGATTTTGACAATGATATCGgcatcctcctcttctccttgCTTTTCCTGGTATATGATGACTCTGTTCACGGAGCCGAACTTCCCGCACTCTTCTGTCACCTCGCCCTCCAGGTCATCATCAATGTCCTCTGGTCCGACCATATTTCGAAGCACCATCACTGTGGACTGCAGAGTGGAAGGACAGGAATAAAGTAAACACAAGTGATGATAAGGAAGTAAATAAGTGTtcctagattaaaaaaataaattaaaaaataaatcacctCTGATTTTCGAAGCAGTTTCTGCATCACCATGTGTCTCGCACTGCTGCCTGAGATGCTCATGTGCTCCTGATCACTCAGCATCTCCTGCCCTGTACCATCCTGAAGcgtctcttctttctcctctttcttctcTTGTTGGTTGGAGCCACCAGCCTGATTAGACAGCACTGGTGGTGACGCGAGCACGGGGTTCACAAGACCGACCTGGGGAACCATTGGTATGGTAGGACGCACTGGAGTCACACCTTGTCAGGGAAGGCAGACACAGTCAGTGACAATGGGCGGGTCCACAGTACAACTATTAGTCCTGGATAAGACAATCCCATCATCTATAACGTCAACTCCTTTACTGATGTGccaaaaaaactccaaaacaaaaaattacaaaCAGTACCAAGTCACCAGAGTAGAGGTGCCAGACTTTTGATTAATGAAATGTGGTTCATTTATTGAAATTTCTACCACAAAATTAGTGCTGTcggcgttaatctcgttaaaatgacgttaaacACCATAAAGTTCAGTTAGCAAGTTAGGGCGGAtcaccccgtgcgtggggctggacggcgtcaatgAGCTAACCGTGCTAACACGTTGacgctaactcgctaacggagattagctgtgttaatgcggttatggtgttaacatcattttaatgagattaatgctgacatCACTACACAAAATCtatcatctgcaaatttaaCGTGCCGTTCTCCTTTAGTCCACTTGATTGAAGGAGCTTCAACCCTCATTTTTGTGACTGCGGTAACAGAGTCACTTATACAGGAATACTTGTATATTCCTGTTTAAATTATGGTCTTATTTGAATTATAAAATTTATTAGATCATctgttaaagaaaacaaaaaccctaTGAATTATTATAGGCGTTTCACCCTTTCATCCttctgttttaaaatattttatgcaGAAAAGCTCAGAGCTCAAAATACTTAAAATGCCCAATTAGGAGGTCACAAACGACCTCACACAATTTTCCATTATCCGTATTACACCAATGAGCCAATTCCTGTAAAGTATAAAAAGTTATAGGAGAAACAGATTAATAAATTCATGGCAGGAAATACTGTCATGACTAAAAATATTACAAAGGCACAAATAAACAAGGCTGATGCCACTGGGTCACTTGAAGTTCAAGTGTAGGTGAGACATGAAGTCACTAAGATAACTCACACAGGAAAGCAAGTTTACACCCACTTCTGATTTTCTCATTTTCCAGATGCCGTACAGTTAAAAGTGCTCAAACTAACAGTGTGTTCACTGTCTTTAAAGCTGTTTAATTTAACTAAATTGtgctgttaaaaacaaaaccctttCTTTAGCACAAAAAAAAGGACTTGCTCATGTCTTGGTGCATACCTGTGATGACCCCTGGTGCCTGGGCAGCCATAACAGCCTGAGGTATTCCCATTTGCTGACTGAGAAGTTGAGGTGCAGTTAACGCTCCTAAGACTGACGCGCCAGCTACAGCCTCCTTAAAAGAGGGGGGGCCGAAGACATTAGGCAAAGGAAACACACAGAACACAACACAAGGCAGCACAGTCAACAATCACACAACATGGCAAACAATCAACTCAACATTGCCTCTCTTCAATGAGAATCGAGGttacaaagtaattaagtatTCTTAGCAAGTCAAAAATATCTAAGCAGTGATGCTAAACTTTTAAAATTATGACATTATACAAGGAAGAGCTGTGCTAATCAGTAAAGGTGAGGAACTTTCACCACTCAGGTTAACATATATACagcatataaaaacaaatgagtCTTTCACCGTGTTTATAGGTTCTGTTTGAGTTTTGAAGACGTCAAACTGCATTAAAATAaggttacattttaaatttttaataatACCAATAGTAAACTGACAACAAAGTGGCCTTCTCTAAGTATAAATGCTAATGTTATCTGTACTGGTGTCATAGCTAGCTAGTTCTGTGTCATATTTACCTGGAAGGCCATTAAATCCCTTTGGAAGGGATTCATACTTGCCTGGGCTGTTATTTTAGCAGTGGCTGCcgctgcagccacagctgcagCAGGTGGCAAACCACCTGGGGTCGTGGGGGTCAGTAAGGGCATGGGAGGCGTTACTGCTTTGCCCACCCGCAGGTACTGACCACCCAGGTCAAACAGGTTCATAGAAGACACGGCGTCCAGGGCTGACTGAGGCTTTTCATACTCTGTAAAGGAAATAAAAACCGCAGTTAGTAGCAGATTTATAGCAACACGAAAGTACGAGAGAATGCAAGCCCCCCCCAAGCTCACCAATGAAGCCAAAGCCTCTGTGTCGCCCTGTGGTGGGGTCTCTGGCTAATGTGCATGACTTGATCCTTCCAAAGGCCTCAAACACACTCTTGATGTCGTCATCTGACAGATCAGGGTGGACGGACGCCACGTAGATCCTGTTATAAGCACGCGCCTCTTCTGCCAGCTGGTCGATGATGGGTTGCGCCTGACCGATGTTACTTGGCCGCCCAACCTATAGCACAGATCAAACCACCAGGGCTACTGAGTAAAGCCTTTACTGCATTACCTGAGAACGCACCTACCACAAAGCTCTATGTCCCTGCAAGGCTCACTTTCACCAGCCACCATGCTCAGTCAAAGCCACTCGTCTCTTCTAAtaagtgttttttaaattacaaaacactaTAGCATTTTCCCAACAGGAGAAAATTTCAAGGATAAAATACTGATTACATTAATCATTAGACAAaagaataacaaaataaaacttaactctctctctcttcctttaaaagccaaatattaaaaaaaaagacatctacCAGCTGAGGATCAATAATTAAAAAGAACCTGACTATAAGGGTGTCAAATATCAACTCATTTACAATGCAAATGCAAAGCCGGTCCTGTAAATAGCTGTAATACTATTAAAGAGAAACTAcactttgtattaaaaacaacatttctgCAGTCTGAGCTAGTGGCTAAAGGAACGCATTGAATATTTGGTGCTAGCGCTGCACAGACTCGTTACATTCTCTCCTTTGCAAAAGAACTGAGCTCCCCGAGTAAGACGAGCATCTGAGGGAGACTAGGATCTGTACTACAGATGGGGCGGCCAAGTAACACCAACCAGACGCAACCCATCATCAGCAGTCCATGGGCACAGAGCGATGTTATCTGCTGCTAGGCATCCCACTGGTCACTTGGTCACTAATACAAGCCTTGATGGCATCATGGAAGGCCAACACACACttgtgcactcacacacacaaaaaacaaacaaaaaaactacacaCGCATCTTCATTCATACAACACGCACCTGAAAATTAACAGAAACACAAGCACAATCACAAATTAGTGTCTTCACTTAAATAAAGTGACTTTGATTATACATTTAAGCAATTTTGCATATCAGGACTTCATATTCCTAATGGCAGGAAGTAATCTAAATACCAGTAGGGTTCCCACCAGTGTATTACCCGACCGGCGGGCCATCAGTCCTAAAAACAGCTTGGGAAAAAACTATGAAGTTatgaaagaatgaaaaaaataaaataaacacatggAAATGTTGAGTCTAGatacacttttacctgttcaCTTATAACTAGGGTTGCAACAATACAATCAGACATTGGTCCGATCCAGACCTGTTCTTCATGAAGGAAGCTAACAGTAAAGCCAAACACCCTTCTTTCcctgcaagttttttttttttttttttgcttaactgcaatatatatatgcattaaaataaaaaaatgtctggATATTGATAACCATGTGTATCGATAAGAGGAGCAGTCTTTTTTGTCTTGCTTTCTTAATGTTTCAAAATATTCATAAAGATACTGCTGTATAGCTACTGGATCTTAACAGCTTTTACGACAGAAATCCTGCTAAGGTGTATCCAACTATTCAAACTCTGTCCACCTGATCTTAAGCACTTGAGAGATGTTTTTCTCCACACCAACATACCTTAATGTTTCGTCCTCCCAGCATGACTGAGTTCATCTGCTCCAGGGCCAGCTGAGCAGCCTCTGGTACATCATACTCCACAAAGGCAAATCCCTGCATTGTCAGACAAAGGTCAAGAATAACCTGCACACACTTTCTTTGCAATCTACGCCACGTCTCAAGTCAAAGTTCAACACTGACCTTGTGTTTCATTGTAACCGAATCCCAAGACATGTCAATGCTCTTGATTGGACCAAACGGGGCAAAAGCCTGTCTGATGGTGTCCTCACCAAGCTCATAGTATATGGAGCCCACATACACCCGACACATGATCGCTAGAGCGCGCTGCCTCTGAGCTGCCACCTACCAACCAAGGGAAACAAGACATAATAAGCATTAGAGAGTAAAAGAAAGGaggagaaacaaacacacatacacacacacagaaagaataTATGTGTATTTTCTACTGTGCTTGCTTTCCCCAA
It includes:
- the LOC134634265 gene encoding poly(U)-binding-splicing factor PUF60-like isoform X5, which translates into the protein MAVTDTAGGEALTMENGQGTGSKLGLPPLTPEQQEALQRAKKYAMEQSIKSVLVKQTIAHQQQQLTNLQVAAQRQRALAIMCRVYVGSIYYELGEDTIRQAFAPFGPIKSIDMSWDSVTMKHKGFAFVEYDVPEAAQLALEQMNSVMLGGRNIKVGRPSNIGQAQPIIDQLAEEARAYNRIYVASVHPDLSDDDIKSVFEAFGRIKSCTLARDPTTGRHRGFGFIEYEKPQSALDAVSSMNLFDLGGQYLRVGKAVTPPMPLLTPTTPGGLPPAAAVAAAAATAKITAQEAVAGASVLGALTAPQLLSQQMGIPQAVMAAQAPGVITGVTPVRPTIPMVPQVGLVNPVLASPPVLSNQAGGSNQQEKKEEKEETLQDGTGQEMLSDQEHMSISGSSARHMVMQKLLRKSESTVMVLRNMVGPEDIDDDLEGEVTEECGKFGSVNRVIIYQEKQGEEEDADIIVKIFVEFSMASEMNKAIQALNDRWFGGRKVVAEVYDQDRFNSSDLSA
- the LOC134634265 gene encoding poly(U)-binding-splicing factor PUF60-like isoform X4 — encoded protein: MAVTDTAGGEALTMENGQGTGSKLGLPPLTPEQQEALQRAKKYAMEQSIKSVLVKQTIAHQQQQLTNLQVAAQRQRALAIMCRVYVGSIYYELGEDTIRQAFAPFGPIKSIDMSWDSVTMKHKGFAFVEYDVPEAAQLALEQMNSVMLGGRNIKVGRPSNIGQAQPIIDQLAEEARAYNRIYVASVHPDLSDDDIKSVFEAFGRIKSCTLARDPTTGRHRGFGFIEYEKPQSALDAVSSMNLFDLGGQYLRVGKAVTPPMPLLTPTTPGGLPPAAAVAAAAATAKITAQASMNPFQRDLMAFQEAVAGASVLGALTAPQLLSQQMGIPQAVMAAQAPGVITGVTPVRPTIPMVPQVGLVNPVLASPPVLSNQAGGSNQQEKKEEKEETLQDGTGQEMLSDQEHMSISGSSARHMVMQKLLRKSESTVMVLRNMVGPEDIDDDLEGEVTEECGKFGSVNRVIIYQEKQGEEEDADIIVKIFVEFSMASEMNKAIQALNDRWFGGRKVVAEVYDQDRFNSSDLSA
- the LOC134634265 gene encoding poly(U)-binding-splicing factor PUF60-like isoform X1 — encoded protein: MAVTDTAGGEALTMENGQGTGSKLGLPPLTPEQQEALQRAKKYAMEQSIKSVLVKQTIAHQQQQLTNLQMAAVTMGFGDPLSPLQSVAAQRQRALAIMCRVYVGSIYYELGEDTIRQAFAPFGPIKSIDMSWDSVTMKHKGFAFVEYDVPEAAQLALEQMNSVMLGGRNIKVGRPSNIGQAQPIIDQLAEEARAYNRIYVASVHPDLSDDDIKSVFEAFGRIKSCTLARDPTTGRHRGFGFIEYEKPQSALDAVSSMNLFDLGGQYLRVGKAVTPPMPLLTPTTPGGLPPAAAVAAAAATAKITAQASMNPFQRDLMAFQEAVAGASVLGALTAPQLLSQQMGIPQAVMAAQAPGVITGVTPVRPTIPMVPQVGLVNPVLASPPVLSNQAGGSNQQEKKEEKEETLQDGTGQEMLSDQEHMSISGSSARHMVMQKLLRKSESTVMVLRNMVGPEDIDDDLEGEVTEECGKFGSVNRVIIYQEKQGEEEDADIIVKIFVEFSMASEMNKAIQALNDRWFGGRKVVAEVYDQDRFNSSDLSA
- the LOC134634265 gene encoding poly(U)-binding-splicing factor PUF60-like isoform X2, with protein sequence MENGQGTGSKLGLPPLTPEQQEALQRAKKYAMEQSIKSVLVKQTIAHQQQQLTNLQMAAVTMGFGDPLSPLQSVAAQRQRALAIMCRVYVGSIYYELGEDTIRQAFAPFGPIKSIDMSWDSVTMKHKGFAFVEYDVPEAAQLALEQMNSVMLGGRNIKVGRPSNIGQAQPIIDQLAEEARAYNRIYVASVHPDLSDDDIKSVFEAFGRIKSCTLARDPTTGRHRGFGFIEYEKPQSALDAVSSMNLFDLGGQYLRVGKAVTPPMPLLTPTTPGGLPPAAAVAAAAATAKITAQASMNPFQRDLMAFQEAVAGASVLGALTAPQLLSQQMGIPQAVMAAQAPGVITGVTPVRPTIPMVPQVGLVNPVLASPPVLSNQAGGSNQQEKKEEKEETLQDGTGQEMLSDQEHMSISGSSARHMVMQKLLRKSESTVMVLRNMVGPEDIDDDLEGEVTEECGKFGSVNRVIIYQEKQGEEEDADIIVKIFVEFSMASEMNKAIQALNDRWFGGRKVVAEVYDQDRFNSSDLSA
- the LOC134634265 gene encoding poly(U)-binding-splicing factor PUF60-like isoform X3, producing the protein MAVTDTAGGEALTMENGQGTGSKLGLPPLTPEQQEALQRAKKYAMEQSIKSVLVKQTIAHQQQQLTNLQMAAVTMGFGDPLSPLQSVAAQRQRALAIMCRVYVGSIYYELGEDTIRQAFAPFGPIKSIDMSWDSVTMKHKGFAFVEYDVPEAAQLALEQMNSVMLGGRNIKVGRPSNIGQAQPIIDQLAEEARAYNRIYVASVHPDLSDDDIKSVFEAFGRIKSCTLARDPTTGRHRGFGFIEYEKPQSALDAVSSMNLFDLGGQYLRVGKAVTPPMPLLTPTTPGGLPPAAAVAAAAATAKITAQEAVAGASVLGALTAPQLLSQQMGIPQAVMAAQAPGVITGVTPVRPTIPMVPQVGLVNPVLASPPVLSNQAGGSNQQEKKEEKEETLQDGTGQEMLSDQEHMSISGSSARHMVMQKLLRKSESTVMVLRNMVGPEDIDDDLEGEVTEECGKFGSVNRVIIYQEKQGEEEDADIIVKIFVEFSMASEMNKAIQALNDRWFGGRKVVAEVYDQDRFNSSDLSA